From Verrucomicrobiota bacterium:
ATACCGATGGAGAAAGGAATTGATTCTCTTAACGTGTCCGTATCGGGGGCGCTCCTACTCTATGAATGGAAACGTCAGCAAAGGGCAGAAAGAACATAGGGTCGCAAGATCCGAAAGTTCTCGACGGACTGTCAGTGCTATCCAAGGATCAACCGAAGATGCCGAGCAATGAAATGACCGCTCTTCTAGCGCTGCAGGCTAAGGACCTCGATTTGCGCAAGGCTCTTTTGTCTCTCCAGTCTTTCCCCGAAGAACGAATAAGGGTCGAGAGTGAGATCCGTTCGGTCGAATCCGAAGTCGATGAGTTGCGATCGAAGATTAAGGAGTTCGAAGTTTCGGGTGAGCGGATGGAAGCAGATACAGAGGCTGCTGACGAAAAAATCAGGAAACTGAAAAACCAGCAGCTGGAGGTGAAGAAAAATGAAGAGTATGAAGCGTTGAATCACGAGATTCAGAACCTCGAGAATCAGATTGATGAAATCGAGGAGGCAGAAATCCGTCTTCTGGATCAAATTGAAGAGGAAAAGGTTGTTCTCACCGGGAAAGAGGCCGAATCCGCGAAGGTGGTGGGTCGCCTTCAGCAAACGCTCACTAAAATTGACGAGGACGAGCAGCATTTCCGCGGAAAATTGGACGGAATGAAGAGCGAGGTGGAAGAGCGTAGGGCTCTCGTAGAGACGGACCTTCTGATGATTTACGATTCGCTCTGGAAACAGATCAAGCGGCCCCCGGTCGTTGTTCCGCTCGAGGATCAAAAGTGCGGTGGTTGTCACTTGCGTGTGAGCAATGAGGTGTATGCTGCTGTTCAGGATTTCAAGGTCGTTCGTTGTGACCAATGCGATCGACTCCTCTATCTCGAGTAGAGATGCGGACTCTTGGTTTCGCGGAAGCGTTCCTTGCGGATTTTCACACCAAGCTGGACGGCGGCTTGGTGACTGTCGCTGCGGCACGCCTAAATGACGTCCCCAACGTCGACCAGTTGAATCGAGCCCTTCAGAAGATGCTTTCGCGCCACCTTCTACTGCGTTGTGAGATCGTGCGTGACCATCAAGGCAGGCTTTGTTTTTCCGAGAGGACTGATTGGGAAGCGCCAACGGTAATCGAAAAAGCGATCCATCCTGCATTGTGGTTTGAGGAGTTGCTCGATACCCCTCTGCAAGCAGATCGGCCACCCTTTGAGTTTTTTCTGACCCGCGAAGGGGAGAAGCCACATGTATTTTTGAAGGTCCATCATGCGATTGCAGATGGAACGGCTCTTCGTAGTCTTCTCAACGAAGTCCTCGAAGGGAGTTGTGGGAACGGGAGCAGTGAGGGGGAACAGGCACTAACACCGAGCGTGGAGGAAATGATGGCTTCAACGGCGAAGAACTTTTCTGCGGCTTTGCCTCCGCCCGAAGGAATGGAGCCATGGCGATTTCATCGTCGGGTGGCCCTCCCCAAACGTCGTAGTCGGGTGTTTCTGAGGGAGATTGGTTGTGCGTTACTCCTTACTCAGGCTCATAACAGGGGGGTAAAGCTGAACAGCATACTCATGGAAGCAGTCGCGAGGGTATCCAGCGATTTGCCGAACTTTCCTGAGAAAAATGCACTCATCCTACCAGTTAGCGTTCGCCGGCGTGTGAAACCGCGCGTCCCTGACGAGACGATGGGTTGTTACATCGGCAATGCTTTAGTGTATTTCGGATGTGGAGGTGACGCGGAAGCGACATCGGATGCGGCAGTGCTGGAACGGCAATTGAGTGTGTCCCTAACTTCAGCGATTACCGGGCCACCCGATTTTGCTCCTGAAGTGCTGAGTCAGGCGGTGGGTTCTTTCTTGGATCCGGAACGAGACAGCTTTGAATATTCATTGGGCCTCTCCAATCTCGGACCTGACCCCCAAGCATCTTCTTCCGTGGATGGATTTTGGTTTGCGGCCTCGGTACGTCCGGGTCACTTAGGAATTTTGATTACCGCCAGCACGGTGGGAGATCGGCTTTGCCTCACCTTTCATCACGCTGAACCTCTAGTTCCTCCTTCAGCTGTAGAGCGGTTCGCAGATGGGGTGGTCGCTTACCTCCAGAAAGAGGTTTAATACCGAATTTGGCATAACTAACGGTAGAACGAGAATTTCTTGGGATCGAAGGCCTCTCGAATAGCTTCTCCGACAAAGGTGACTAGGACTAAGACCGCTACCATTCCAAAGAAGGTGGAGCTAACGATCCATGGGGCGTCGAGTCGCTGAGTTCCCTGTTGTAGTAACTCACCCCAGCTCGCCGTTGGCGGTGGAATTCCGAATCCAAGGAAGTCGAGGGCCGTCAGGGATGTAATACCAGAGACAATCGTGAAGGGAATAAAAGTGACCACTATCGAAAGAGTGTTTGGAAGAAGATGACGGCGGATAATTTGCAGCGGGCTGGTTCCAATCAATCGGGCAGCAGCTACATAATCTCTGGTTTTCTCCTTAAAGGTGGCTGTCCTCATATACTGGGCCATCCCAACCCAGTTGAAAATAACCATCACGAACAAAAGGGCGCCGATGCGAAAGTTGGCTCCTACCGCTGCCGGAATGGTAGAGGCGAGGATAATGACGATATAAAGGAAGGGAATATTTGACCAAATCTCCATGAGTCGTTGCCCCAGAAGATCCACCCATGAACCGAAATAGCCCATCGCACATCCGAGAAAAATAGCCAGCAGGTAGGTAAAGGCCATGAGCGCAAGTGAGAAGCCGAGTGCGATCCGAAACCCATAAACCAAACGGGCGAGAATATCTCTGCCCAGTGGATCGGTGCCTAAGTAGTGCTCCAACTGAAAAGAGGGAGGATAGGGCGGAAAGGATCCATCTTGGTAGACCGATTCATTCGGACCATACGGCACGAGCGGCATAAGGACCCAGTTGGGGTTACCAGGCTCCGCAAATTTCTTCTTTAGCTCGCGGTAGTTAGCCTCATAGAGATAGGATTCGCCAAACGTTTGGCCCGTAAATTCAGCACCATAAGTAGGAAAATACAGTTTTCCCTCATAGGAAACGATGAGAGCTCGATTGTTGATCCAAAGCTCTGCAACCGCGGAGAGAAAAATGATACCTAAGAGGAGGAGAAACGACCAATAACCCCGCTTGATGCTTCGGAATCGCTGGAGTCTTTTGCGGGTAATTGGATTCATCTGCTAATCAAATCGGATCCGGGGATCTACCGCGGCAACGAGCATATCCGACAAAATGTTTCCAATAAGTAGAAGAATGGAAGAGATTAGGAGTATTCCCATAACGACTGGGTAATCCCTCTCGATTAGAGACGTGTAGCCAAGCAGGCCCATTCCCTCGATTGAAAAAATCTTTTCGATCAGGAAGGAACCGGCGACAAAGATCGAAATCGCATTCCCAAAGTTGGTCGCGATCGGGATAAGGGAGTTGCGAAGCGCGTGCCGGAAAACCCCTTTTCCGAACGGAAGACCCTTTTCGGTGGCTGTCCGCATGTAGTCTGCCGCAAGGTTGTCAAAAAGGCTGTTTTTCATGAGAAGGGTCAGAAAGGCGAAACTACCGACCATGTAACA
This genomic window contains:
- a CDS encoding C4-type zinc ribbon domain-containing protein gives rise to the protein MPSNEMTALLALQAKDLDLRKALLSLQSFPEERIRVESEIRSVESEVDELRSKIKEFEVSGERMEADTEAADEKIRKLKNQQLEVKKNEEYEALNHEIQNLENQIDEIEEAEIRLLDQIEEEKVVLTGKEAESAKVVGRLQQTLTKIDEDEQHFRGKLDGMKSEVEERRALVETDLLMIYDSLWKQIKRPPVVVPLEDQKCGGCHLRVSNEVYAAVQDFKVVRCDQCDRLLYLE
- a CDS encoding ABC transporter permease subunit gives rise to the protein MNPITRKRLQRFRSIKRGYWSFLLLLGIIFLSAVAELWINNRALIVSYEGKLYFPTYGAEFTGQTFGESYLYEANYRELKKKFAEPGNPNWVLMPLVPYGPNESVYQDGSFPPYPPSFQLEHYLGTDPLGRDILARLVYGFRIALGFSLALMAFTYLLAIFLGCAMGYFGSWVDLLGQRLMEIWSNIPFLYIVIILASTIPAAVGANFRIGALLFVMVIFNWVGMAQYMRTATFKEKTRDYVAAARLIGTSPLQIIRRHLLPNTLSIVVTFIPFTIVSGITSLTALDFLGFGIPPPTASWGELLQQGTQRLDAPWIVSSTFFGMVAVLVLVTFVGEAIREAFDPKKFSFYR